From a region of the Marinomonas mediterranea MMB-1 genome:
- a CDS encoding Lrp/AsnC family transcriptional regulator: MDNFDLEILDRLQRNSRITTETLGIEIGLSATAVQRRIKKLKETGIIDKEIAVVNEAKLGSAVTVIIEVAMKRGGTDVIDAFQKKTQSFNCVQQCYYVAGENDFILIVKADSLQHYEEITRDLLLNDKNIHKFYSNIAMQNVKVGLEYPIRKDKRTIT; this comes from the coding sequence ATGGACAATTTTGATTTGGAAATACTTGATCGATTGCAACGAAACAGTCGGATAACAACGGAAACACTCGGAATAGAAATCGGATTGTCCGCAACGGCAGTACAACGGCGCATAAAGAAGCTCAAAGAAACGGGGATAATCGATAAAGAAATCGCCGTGGTTAACGAAGCGAAGCTCGGAAGCGCCGTTACAGTCATTATTGAAGTCGCCATGAAACGCGGCGGAACGGACGTTATCGACGCTTTCCAAAAGAAAACACAATCCTTCAACTGTGTGCAGCAATGTTATTACGTTGCAGGAGAAAATGACTTCATTCTCATTGTAAAAGCCGATAGCTTACAACATTATGAAGAAATTACGCGAGACCTACTTCTTAACGATAAGAACATTCATAAGTTTTATTCCAATATCGCGATGCAAAATGTAAAAGTAGGATTGGAATACCCGATAAGAAAAGACAAAAGAACGATCACTTAA
- a CDS encoding DMT family transporter, whose protein sequence is MQSSDNNTIKGISLGVLASLIWGSWPVFSKVASLQHLSPVDIVTLRFIVSGVLLLPILIYQAVKLKYLFSKGLLLAIGAGAPYAYLATTGITYSSSAHFGAIGPSTMLVFSTLGSIFLFKEKISLARGLGISLILAGVVLIASRSFSDGSEINHAVLMGDFMFVGCGALWASFTLFSKYWKIPSWVATAMVSVVSGIACIPFTAQVVQEVPIELILQHGFYQGVLAAIVALYCYAKSVSYLGASRGAIFAAFVPPVALILGVIILGETINLTESVGLTAVCVGMLFALGLIRMPIIKSRAV, encoded by the coding sequence ATGCAGAGTTCAGATAACAACACAATTAAAGGGATTTCGCTGGGGGTACTAGCGTCCCTAATATGGGGAAGTTGGCCAGTATTTTCAAAAGTCGCCTCGCTTCAACATCTGTCGCCTGTTGATATTGTGACATTGCGTTTTATTGTCTCGGGCGTTTTACTCCTGCCAATCCTGATCTATCAAGCCGTTAAGCTGAAGTATTTGTTTAGTAAAGGCTTGTTATTGGCGATAGGAGCCGGAGCGCCATATGCTTATTTGGCGACCACTGGGATTACGTATTCTTCAAGTGCCCATTTTGGCGCGATTGGTCCGAGTACTATGCTGGTGTTTTCTACGTTGGGCAGTATTTTTTTATTTAAGGAAAAAATATCGCTAGCACGAGGATTAGGCATCAGTCTTATTTTGGCGGGCGTCGTGCTGATAGCTAGCCGCAGTTTTAGTGACGGGAGCGAAATTAATCACGCTGTGCTGATGGGCGATTTTATGTTTGTGGGTTGTGGCGCTTTGTGGGCATCTTTCACCCTATTTAGCAAATACTGGAAAATTCCTTCTTGGGTGGCAACCGCTATGGTCTCAGTGGTGTCTGGTATCGCTTGTATTCCCTTTACGGCTCAGGTTGTGCAGGAGGTTCCGATTGAACTTATTTTGCAGCATGGTTTTTATCAAGGCGTGCTTGCCGCGATCGTTGCTTTGTATTGCTATGCGAAAAGTGTCAGTTACCTCGGTGCATCAAGAGGAGCGATATTCGCTGCGTTTGTCCCGCCTGTGGCATTGATTTTGGGTGTCATCATCTTGGGTGAGACGATTAACTTGACCGAGTCCGTTGGTCTAACGGCGGTGTGTGTTGGAATGCTCTTTGCCTTAGGTTTAATTCGAATGCCGATTATTAAATCCAGAGCGGTTTAG
- a CDS encoding 4a-hydroxytetrahydrobiopterin dehydratase encodes MNKLSEEQIVAALIDLNQPLDSPWHIENEKLTKQFQFKNFSQAFGFMTECALSAEKLNHHPEWFNVYNKVNIQLTTHDVGGISERDFELARTMESAAK; translated from the coding sequence ATGAACAAATTATCAGAAGAGCAAATTGTCGCGGCGTTAATCGATCTTAATCAGCCATTGGACAGTCCGTGGCATATTGAAAATGAAAAACTGACGAAACAGTTTCAATTTAAGAATTTTTCTCAAGCATTTGGATTTATGACAGAATGTGCTTTGAGTGCCGAGAAATTGAACCATCATCCAGAATGGTTCAATGTGTATAACAAGGTGAATATCCAGCTTACGACCCATGATGTTGGTGGCATTTCTGAGCGTGACTTTGAGTTAGCTCGGACAATGGAGTCGGCGGCCAAGTAA
- a CDS encoding DUF2252 family protein has translation MPDRVEELNQVMTRVDGVQPGSGLEKHRKMAVSPFVMLRGASSVFYRDLAHSKVELPHGINQWPQAMIMGDCHISNFGFFSEEGSHGEEVIFAPNDFDDACVGFAGWDLLRFGVSLILAADHCQGVLAGRYVPLEPLSKSKVVDDAAVQNALLLFIHGYRSACEKLVEKTWDYSHVLNGVDNEHILFKPEQKAIKRMDLGEDFLIKSSLAKAVDLSVDLNEQSPRFRDISDRFSRIECAEYRELEKAFAPYVDDSILDIVVRLGAGTGSVNMTRYYLLVGPNPLLSKAEISLCHIVEVKKQRAAAPLYEFHDLSPINQLNPAHLTVNCQRRMQRNPDLVLDDVMWKKAPWLVRSRHHARVGIDPEDIACGKRAEKGGFADYAEACGVVLALAHARSDRRSNQFEKAVVETSSEAWDGLIQSQRDYAKQVTSDWEWLRSVEAHG, from the coding sequence ATGCCAGATAGAGTAGAAGAGCTAAACCAGGTGATGACCCGTGTTGATGGTGTGCAGCCAGGCTCTGGGTTGGAAAAACATCGAAAAATGGCCGTTAGCCCTTTTGTTATGCTGCGTGGTGCGTCGTCTGTCTTTTACCGCGACTTAGCCCACTCTAAAGTGGAATTGCCTCATGGAATCAATCAGTGGCCGCAAGCCATGATCATGGGGGATTGCCACATTTCCAACTTCGGCTTTTTCAGTGAAGAAGGTTCTCACGGTGAAGAGGTGATTTTTGCACCGAATGACTTTGATGATGCGTGCGTTGGCTTCGCAGGCTGGGATCTCCTTCGCTTTGGTGTGAGTTTGATCTTAGCTGCAGATCATTGTCAGGGCGTCTTAGCGGGTCGTTATGTTCCGTTAGAACCGCTTTCTAAAAGCAAAGTTGTGGACGATGCAGCGGTACAAAACGCATTGCTGTTATTTATCCATGGTTATCGTTCGGCGTGTGAAAAGTTAGTCGAAAAAACATGGGATTACAGCCATGTTCTCAACGGGGTTGATAATGAGCACATTCTGTTTAAACCAGAGCAAAAAGCCATAAAGCGCATGGATTTAGGGGAAGACTTCTTAATCAAAAGCTCGCTTGCGAAAGCGGTAGACTTAAGCGTTGATTTAAATGAGCAGTCACCGCGTTTTCGCGATATCTCGGATAGGTTTAGTCGAATAGAGTGTGCGGAATATCGAGAATTAGAGAAAGCATTTGCGCCGTATGTCGATGATTCGATTTTGGACATTGTTGTGAGGCTCGGTGCGGGGACAGGCTCGGTCAACATGACACGTTACTATTTACTTGTTGGCCCCAATCCATTGCTCTCAAAAGCAGAAATAAGCCTTTGTCATATTGTCGAAGTAAAGAAACAGCGAGCTGCGGCTCCCTTGTATGAGTTTCATGACCTGAGCCCGATTAATCAACTTAATCCCGCCCACTTAACCGTTAATTGTCAGCGCCGTATGCAGCGTAACCCTGACCTTGTGTTAGACGACGTGATGTGGAAAAAAGCGCCTTGGCTGGTGCGCTCTCGACATCACGCTCGGGTAGGGATCGACCCAGAAGACATTGCCTGTGGTAAGCGAGCTGAAAAAGGTGGTTTCGCGGATTATGCCGAAGCATGTGGCGTCGTGCTCGCACTGGCTCATGCTCGTTCAGATCGTCGCTCCAATCAGTTTGAAAAAGCCGTAGTAGAAACCTCTAGCGAGGCTTGGGATGGGTTAATCCAATCGCAGCGAGACTATGCCAAGCAGGTGACAAGTGATTGGGAATGGTTAAGGTCTGTTGAGGCTCACGGATAG
- the fliB gene encoding flagellin lysine-N-methylase: MQPQTTFGFNYIEEFNCLADACEDNCCSGDWRIAIDDKQVETYRNNYPDIFNIIAKDNGGYIMSRKDSTCAGNDGGLCSIHRDYGESVLSNTCINFPRLYRSIGQHFTKGGTMSCPEITRKCLFDKRPFDIVESKLPDNHSGGEDIPKSNALSITDANWKSTLSSLLTLVLDEQYNIESTLYSLQTVIPRLESSPMDAWPEILFACDLKNINDVQIDSDDSIRHYEKVTMLLGTLLEHLDRPSASDLPRQQAVQSFEVISEQSEPTRVKIQPLLKQYHSELDSVWIQTTLKRFVAAEMTRCGFPFISETSIGKDYGENLTEWFHTLCARTLALRLHLVIQAVHSVTQEDLTPKKKWIVDWVYNYCRKINHERSGAMERALRNVVSEEGLDDLWQFNQM; encoded by the coding sequence ATGCAGCCACAAACGACGTTCGGATTTAATTACATTGAAGAGTTCAACTGCCTCGCGGATGCATGCGAGGACAATTGTTGCAGCGGGGATTGGCGTATTGCCATCGACGACAAGCAAGTAGAAACGTATCGCAACAATTACCCTGATATTTTCAACATCATCGCCAAAGATAATGGCGGCTATATCATGTCTCGAAAAGACTCGACTTGTGCTGGTAATGACGGCGGCCTTTGCTCGATTCACCGAGACTATGGTGAATCCGTTCTTTCTAATACCTGTATCAACTTTCCTCGTCTGTACCGCTCAATTGGACAACATTTTACCAAAGGTGGCACCATGAGCTGTCCGGAAATAACCCGCAAGTGTCTGTTTGACAAACGTCCTTTTGACATCGTCGAAAGCAAGCTGCCAGATAACCACAGCGGTGGTGAAGACATACCAAAAAGTAACGCATTATCTATTACAGATGCGAACTGGAAAAGCACCCTTTCCAGTCTGCTTACCTTAGTTCTCGATGAGCAATACAACATTGAGAGCACGCTTTATTCATTGCAAACTGTCATCCCAAGGTTGGAATCGTCGCCAATGGATGCATGGCCAGAGATCTTATTCGCATGCGACCTTAAGAACATTAACGACGTTCAGATCGACTCTGACGATAGCATCAGACATTATGAAAAAGTCACCATGTTACTTGGAACATTACTGGAGCATCTTGATCGTCCCAGCGCTTCTGACCTTCCTCGCCAACAGGCCGTTCAATCATTTGAGGTTATTTCAGAACAATCAGAGCCAACACGTGTAAAAATCCAGCCTCTTTTAAAGCAATATCATAGTGAGCTTGATAGCGTGTGGATTCAAACCACGTTAAAGCGATTTGTCGCAGCGGAAATGACTCGCTGTGGTTTTCCGTTTATTTCTGAAACCTCGATCGGAAAAGACTACGGAGAAAACCTAACAGAGTGGTTTCATACTCTCTGTGCGCGCACGTTAGCATTGCGATTACACTTGGTGATCCAAGCGGTTCATAGCGTGACTCAAGAAGACCTAACACCAAAAAAAAAGTGGATAGTGGACTGGGTATACAATTACTGTAGGAAGATTAACCATGAGCGTTCAGGCGCCATGGAAAGAGCACTGCGCAATGTAGTAAGCGAAGAAGGTCTTGATGATCTATGGCAGTTTAATCAAATGTGA
- a CDS encoding LysR family transcriptional regulator: MMLPNPLLHMDLKSLTGLLYLLEERNVSKASDRLFISQSAMSRLLNRLRSAFNDPLFIRTATGMEPTATALRLEAPVRQMIEQLSQLAQDQEFIPANSNRTFRIKTSHYQSQAYLPFIAERFYTEAPNATLETSAFKGNIAVDETDSLIDVVLFSELFMLPNHYDVERLGHEQFGCVMSKQHPLANQESISLEDYLSYKHVLVNIGQNAKAITDFALGEHAKRRHFALKTPYFTAALEAVGKTQLLMTTSKLLAERFKDPFSLTIQKLPYEFKNTNYSIGWPKTVAQDAGSTWLRNLCRDVVLEHIPFPNI; this comes from the coding sequence ATGATGCTCCCGAACCCTTTACTGCACATGGACTTAAAATCCCTAACGGGGCTCCTATACCTGTTGGAAGAGCGGAATGTGAGCAAAGCGTCGGATCGTTTGTTTATCAGTCAGTCCGCCATGAGTCGCCTACTTAACCGCCTTAGAAGCGCATTTAACGACCCTTTGTTTATACGAACCGCGACAGGAATGGAACCCACGGCCACTGCATTAAGGCTTGAAGCGCCTGTTAGACAGATGATCGAGCAATTGTCTCAACTCGCTCAAGATCAAGAGTTTATACCAGCCAACTCCAACCGAACATTTCGAATAAAGACGTCCCATTATCAATCACAAGCCTACCTGCCATTTATCGCAGAGCGCTTTTATACCGAAGCACCCAACGCAACATTAGAAACCAGCGCGTTTAAAGGAAACATCGCGGTTGATGAAACGGACTCTCTAATCGATGTAGTTTTGTTCAGTGAGCTTTTTATGTTGCCAAATCATTACGATGTCGAGCGTTTAGGTCATGAACAATTTGGCTGCGTTATGTCTAAGCAACACCCTCTTGCCAATCAAGAAAGCATTAGCCTCGAAGATTACCTCTCTTACAAGCATGTGCTTGTAAACATTGGTCAAAACGCCAAAGCCATCACGGATTTTGCCTTGGGCGAACACGCCAAAAGGCGTCATTTTGCTCTCAAAACACCTTACTTTACCGCCGCTCTCGAAGCCGTCGGAAAAACCCAATTGTTAATGACAACGAGCAAACTGTTAGCAGAGCGCTTCAAAGACCCGTTCAGTTTAACGATTCAAAAGCTGCCTTATGAGTTCAAAAACACCAATTACTCCATCGGCTGGCCTAAAACCGTTGCGCAAGATGCAGGCAGTACTTGGCTCAGAAACCTCTGTCGCGATGTTGTACTTGAGCACATCCCGTTCCCTAACATCTAA
- a CDS encoding LysR family transcriptional regulator, with protein MTPNQLLELLPELAVFVAVVEEGSFTNAGKKLGLPPSSISRTISKLETGLTTKLLERTTRRVAVNSIGREVFESAKNMLNSAKSAVDITQSRQNHLTGELRIAAPKAFTKLILASIVFEFMEANPTLTLKVTASDHIIDPSSGEVDLIYRLTNQPIDGLVARKVANVKQVICASPTYLKRKQIPSRPEDLTQHNCISLGEFEGDHIWYFDQSGHTEKVKTQGNFSSNHSEIRKEAVLRHMGISAFPEFAVKEELESEMFIPLLQDWHFSGTYQGEVFAQYSQSRYVPIQIRRFIEFSTPRIAHVLSDD; from the coding sequence ATGACACCGAATCAATTGCTTGAACTGCTGCCCGAGTTAGCCGTATTCGTCGCTGTCGTAGAAGAAGGCAGCTTTACCAATGCTGGGAAGAAGTTAGGTTTACCTCCCTCTTCCATCAGTCGGACAATTTCAAAACTCGAAACCGGTTTAACGACAAAATTATTGGAGAGAACCACTCGCCGTGTTGCGGTGAACTCAATCGGACGAGAAGTATTTGAATCAGCAAAGAATATGCTTAACTCGGCAAAGTCAGCGGTAGACATAACACAGTCTCGACAAAATCACTTAACCGGTGAGCTACGCATCGCCGCGCCCAAAGCATTCACAAAGCTCATACTGGCCTCGATCGTGTTTGAGTTTATGGAAGCGAACCCAACATTGACCCTAAAAGTCACTGCATCTGACCATATTATTGATCCTTCTAGTGGTGAGGTCGATCTCATTTACCGATTAACCAACCAGCCTATCGACGGCTTGGTGGCACGAAAAGTAGCTAATGTTAAACAAGTAATATGTGCCAGCCCAACTTACTTAAAGCGAAAGCAAATTCCCTCTAGACCGGAAGACCTGACCCAACACAACTGCATATCCCTCGGAGAGTTCGAAGGCGACCATATCTGGTACTTCGATCAGTCAGGGCATACGGAAAAAGTGAAAACTCAGGGAAATTTTTCCAGCAATCACTCAGAGATTCGCAAAGAAGCGGTACTCAGACACATGGGGATTTCAGCGTTCCCAGAGTTTGCAGTAAAAGAAGAGTTAGAAAGTGAAATGTTCATTCCATTACTACAGGACTGGCATTTTTCAGGAACCTATCAAGGTGAGGTGTTTGCACAATATTCACAATCCAGATATGTTCCCATACAAATTCGTCGCTTTATTGAGTTTTCGACACCACGAATCGCGCATGTACTCTCAGACGATTAA
- a CDS encoding DMT family transporter, protein MRLTQYYFQTTKLPLTELMLLAVAIVWGTSYGLTKEALLYTGVFTFIALRFGITFLLLLPHVLRASWQGLNKDWVRSLPTGVILLSIFLCEVMGIALTSATNAAILISLSMIMTAFVESLTRRQWVSKPLFLTSITSVIGVALLAFNRLDATERFSLTVLFDLNSGDYLILMAAFLRAVMVTTTKYLVEGRRITSLSLTAAQSFIVSLGAIVLAAVFNDAVFAGIRIEHVSFALPSSQDFWLITAYLIIFATLFAFFAQNYAVRKVSSTKVALLMGSEPLFGAVFASVWLNESLSAYQMVGAAMIIISVLYISLKNEKE, encoded by the coding sequence ATGAGATTAACGCAATACTATTTTCAAACAACGAAACTGCCGCTCACGGAGTTGATGTTGCTCGCTGTAGCGATTGTGTGGGGCACGAGCTATGGTCTAACGAAAGAAGCATTGCTCTATACTGGGGTTTTTACTTTTATCGCATTACGTTTTGGCATTACGTTTCTATTGTTACTGCCACATGTGCTACGAGCATCATGGCAAGGGCTGAACAAAGACTGGGTGCGATCACTTCCAACTGGTGTGATTCTGCTTTCAATCTTTCTGTGTGAAGTAATGGGAATTGCGTTAACAAGCGCGACCAATGCGGCGATTTTAATTAGCCTCTCCATGATAATGACAGCGTTTGTTGAGAGTTTGACTCGTCGACAGTGGGTGTCTAAACCGTTGTTTTTGACTTCAATCACCAGTGTCATCGGTGTCGCATTGTTGGCGTTTAATCGACTGGATGCCACAGAGCGATTTTCACTGACGGTGCTTTTTGATCTGAACAGTGGTGATTATTTAATACTGATGGCCGCTTTTCTAAGAGCCGTAATGGTGACGACCACCAAATATCTTGTAGAGGGGAGAAGAATTACCTCCTTAAGTCTCACCGCGGCGCAGTCGTTCATTGTGTCATTGGGGGCGATTGTTTTGGCGGCTGTGTTTAATGATGCTGTGTTCGCTGGAATCAGGATCGAACATGTGTCTTTTGCTCTACCGTCTTCGCAGGACTTCTGGTTGATTACGGCGTATTTGATTATTTTCGCAACCTTGTTTGCGTTCTTTGCGCAAAACTACGCGGTGAGGAAGGTGTCCTCTACCAAAGTGGCATTGCTAATGGGAAGCGAGCCGCTTTTTGGTGCAGTGTTCGCGAGTGTCTGGTTGAATGAGTCTTTAAGTGCCTATCAAATGGTTGGTGCAGCTATGATTATTATCAGTGTACTTTATATCTCTCTTAAAAATGAGAAAGAATAG
- a CDS encoding VOC family protein — translation MNLSAARVFVSDIEDAKAFYENIGLALECYNPDAQVCIFNTGKTKLILESVSENEPEFEQSLLGRFTGLSFDTCDITEKYERLRSSGVEFKGLPEQQNWGGWLATFLDPSGNELQLVQYTD, via the coding sequence ATGAACCTAAGTGCGGCTCGTGTCTTCGTTAGCGATATTGAAGATGCAAAGGCCTTCTATGAGAACATAGGGCTAGCGCTAGAGTGTTACAACCCAGACGCTCAAGTGTGTATTTTTAATACAGGGAAAACAAAGCTCATACTGGAATCGGTTTCAGAAAATGAACCGGAATTCGAGCAATCACTGCTTGGTCGATTTACCGGGTTGTCATTTGATACCTGTGATATCACTGAAAAATACGAACGACTGCGTTCTTCGGGGGTCGAGTTTAAGGGCCTGCCAGAGCAACAAAATTGGGGGGGATGGCTAGCGACTTTTCTCGATCCGTCAGGAAACGAATTACAACTGGTTCAGTATACGGATTAG
- a CDS encoding Zn-dependent hydrolase: MSDLRINQERLWASLMEMAKIGATKKGGCNRLAGTDLDKQARDLFVSWCEEAGCDVYIDKIGNIFARRAGDDNHAPAVATGSHLDTQPTGGKFDGVFGVLAGVEVLRTLHENNIQTPTAMEFSVWTNEEGSRFQPAMQGSGVYAGRFDLATELNKTDANGIRLGDELKRIGYLGEEEIGSRPIGAFFEAHIEQGPILEDEHKAIGVVRLGQGIRWYNVEVNGRESHSGTTPMHLRQDAMVPASLIIAELEQIALRHENGLGTTGFMQVYPNSRNTIPGKVSFSAELRNPSSDTLLTMHQELISFCETLARDRNLDIKVDPFWYFAPVEFSASDDVKAATQLLGYSHMDIYSGAGHDACYMADLVPTGMIFIPCENGISHNEIEYSSPEQCAAGANVLLHSMLQASERIVKR, from the coding sequence ATGTCAGATTTACGGATCAATCAGGAACGTCTTTGGGCGTCTTTGATGGAAATGGCTAAAATCGGTGCCACAAAAAAAGGAGGTTGCAATCGGCTTGCAGGAACCGATCTCGATAAGCAAGCGCGAGATTTATTCGTTTCTTGGTGTGAAGAAGCGGGTTGCGATGTTTATATCGATAAAATAGGCAATATATTTGCCAGACGAGCGGGAGATGATAACCATGCGCCTGCGGTCGCAACAGGCAGTCACTTAGATACGCAGCCTACCGGGGGTAAGTTTGATGGCGTGTTTGGCGTTCTGGCTGGTGTCGAGGTGCTACGAACACTGCATGAAAATAACATACAAACGCCCACAGCTATGGAGTTTTCCGTTTGGACTAATGAAGAAGGGTCAAGATTTCAACCAGCGATGCAAGGCTCCGGTGTGTATGCAGGTCGATTTGATTTAGCGACGGAGTTAAACAAAACCGATGCAAATGGTATTCGACTTGGCGATGAACTGAAACGAATTGGTTACTTAGGAGAGGAAGAAATAGGCAGTCGTCCTATAGGAGCCTTTTTTGAAGCACATATAGAGCAAGGCCCTATACTTGAAGACGAACATAAAGCCATTGGCGTCGTGCGCCTAGGTCAAGGTATTCGTTGGTACAATGTTGAAGTGAACGGACGAGAGAGTCACTCTGGTACGACGCCCATGCATTTGCGACAGGATGCGATGGTGCCAGCTTCTCTAATCATTGCAGAACTAGAGCAAATCGCATTGCGACATGAGAATGGCTTGGGCACAACCGGATTTATGCAGGTTTACCCGAATTCTCGAAATACCATACCGGGCAAGGTATCTTTCAGCGCGGAACTGCGCAACCCATCGTCAGACACACTGCTTACTATGCATCAGGAGTTGATTTCTTTTTGTGAGACACTGGCGCGAGATCGGAACCTTGATATCAAGGTGGACCCATTTTGGTACTTCGCCCCTGTTGAGTTTAGTGCATCGGATGATGTAAAAGCGGCGACGCAGTTACTCGGTTATAGTCATATGGATATCTATTCTGGGGCGGGGCACGATGCTTGTTATATGGCGGATCTAGTGCCGACGGGGATGATTTTCATTCCGTGTGAAAATGGCATTAGTCACAACGAAATCGAATACAGCTCACCCGAGCAGTGCGCAGCGGGCGCCAATGTTTTGCTGCATTCGATGTTGCAGGCAAGCGAGCGGATCGTGAAACGTTAG
- a CDS encoding sensor histidine kinase: MAPKNQRDDIDELMTHLDSTTETLDRSITQIKHNAQHFAHELRTPMTHLKNELELANETVDLSRALNKADDVIRIFNAVQRINRLSNRHVLERREEVSLNDAVSTVSDLYKEVIEDNDKALITATNATKNIIADRQLITQLQCNLVENAMRYAGEHGIHMRKRPYNGRSPQRSRRPAKNH, translated from the coding sequence ATGGCGCCGAAAAATCAACGAGACGACATTGATGAACTAATGACACATCTTGATAGCACGACAGAAACGCTGGATCGCTCCATTACGCAAATTAAACACAATGCACAGCACTTTGCTCACGAGCTGCGCACGCCGATGACCCATTTAAAAAATGAACTGGAACTGGCTAATGAGACCGTTGACTTATCGCGAGCACTCAACAAAGCTGATGACGTCATTCGTATTTTTAATGCGGTTCAGCGTATAAACCGACTGAGTAATCGACACGTTTTAGAGCGACGAGAAGAGGTCTCTCTCAATGACGCCGTCAGTACCGTATCCGACTTATATAAAGAGGTTATTGAAGATAACGATAAGGCCCTAATCACGGCGACCAACGCAACCAAAAACATCATCGCGGACCGCCAATTGATCACACAATTGCAGTGTAATCTCGTTGAAAACGCCATGCGCTATGCAGGTGAGCACGGCATTCATATGAGGAAACGCCCTTATAACGGCCGCAGCCCGCAAAGAAGCCGCCGGCCTGCAAAAAACCATTAA
- a CDS encoding response regulator transcription factor: MKKVLIVAITVFALSITNATTAWANQPAADKQVNVAEPTITIVEAKEIRDWLCESLTKVGHVVDAFDKGREALIAASTRDYHVLILDWMVPDLDGIAVLKTLRAAKINTSIMMLTALGDVDDRVTGLEAGADDYLAKPFAISELLARINALGRRTLSTSMEQQQDTTLVYEDLELDLLALKCHRADENILLNTKEIRLLETLMRNQGRVMTRSMLLERVWNIDFNPETSIVETHISRLRAKVDKPFPTSLIRTVRGAGYIFGN, from the coding sequence ATGAAAAAAGTACTCATCGTTGCCATCACCGTTTTTGCTTTGTCTATTACGAACGCAACAACCGCATGGGCAAATCAGCCCGCTGCTGACAAACAAGTAAACGTCGCCGAGCCAACAATCACCATAGTGGAAGCAAAAGAAATACGTGATTGGCTCTGTGAAAGTCTCACTAAAGTAGGTCATGTTGTCGATGCCTTTGATAAAGGCAGGGAAGCTTTAATTGCCGCCTCCACACGCGACTATCATGTGCTCATTTTAGATTGGATGGTCCCTGATCTAGATGGTATTGCCGTATTAAAAACACTGCGTGCAGCCAAAATAAACACCTCTATTATGATGCTTACCGCCCTCGGTGACGTCGATGATCGAGTCACAGGGTTAGAGGCAGGCGCAGACGATTATCTCGCAAAACCGTTTGCCATCTCTGAGTTACTTGCTCGGATCAACGCACTGGGAAGACGTACATTGTCAACGTCAATGGAACAACAGCAAGACACCACGCTAGTATATGAAGACCTTGAACTGGATCTGTTGGCGTTAAAGTGCCACAGAGCTGACGAGAATATTCTCTTGAATACCAAAGAAATCAGGCTACTCGAAACACTGATGCGTAACCAAGGTCGGGTAATGACACGCTCAATGCTGTTAGAACGAGTGTGGAATATTGATTTTAACCCTGAAACCAGTATTGTAGAAACTCACATCAGTCGACTAAGGGCGAAAGTAGATAAGCCCTTCCCCACATCACTGATCCGAACCGTTCGCGGAGCAGGATATATCTTTGGCAATTAA